In Deinococcus psychrotolerans, the genomic window AGGACGCCGCCCTGGCCCGCGCCCGCCACCTGATCAAGCTCTACGAGGACAACGGCGTAGGCCGCGAGCGCATCCTGATCAAGCTGGCGTCGACTTGGGAAGGCATTCAGGCTGCCGAAATCCTTAAGAAAGAGGACATCCGCTGCAACATGACGCTGATCTTCGGTTTGGAGCAGGCCATCGCCTGCGCTCAGGCCGGAGCTTACCTGATCTCGCCGTTCGTGGGCCGCATCACCGACTGGTACAAAAAGTCGACGGGCACCAAGGATTACCCGATTGACGAAGACCCCGGCATCCAGTCGGTCAAAGCCATCTACAAGCATTTCAAAGAGCACGGTTACGAGACCATCATCATGGGCGCGTCGTTCAGAAGTGCGGCGCAGGTCGAAGCGCTGGCTGGCTGTGACCGTCTGACCGTTAGCCCGCAGCTTCTCGGCGAACTGGCCGAGGATCACGGCAAGCTCGAGCGCCAACTCACGCCCAGCGGCGGCAAAAGCAGCGACACCCCCGTCACCGAAGCCGACTACCGCTGGAGCCTCGCCGAAGACGCGATGGCCGGCGAGAAGCTCAATGAAGGCATTCGGATGTTCCACCTCGACACTCAGAAGCTCAAAGACCTGCTGACCGGCGGCCAAGCTGAGTCGGCA contains:
- the tal gene encoding transaldolase → MTQNQTTQNQPSKLEQLKAMTVIVADTGDIEAIKKYQPQDCTTNPSLILKASQLEGYKALMQEAGGWIKSGESADDVIDKLTVSIGTELTKIVPGYVSTEVDARLSFDKDAALARARHLIKLYEDNGVGRERILIKLASTWEGIQAAEILKKEDIRCNMTLIFGLEQAIACAQAGAYLISPFVGRITDWYKKSTGTKDYPIDEDPGIQSVKAIYKHFKEHGYETIIMGASFRSAAQVEALAGCDRLTVSPQLLGELAEDHGKLERQLTPSGGKSSDTPVTEADYRWSLAEDAMAGEKLNEGIRMFHLDTQKLKDLLTGGQAESAGKQPVAKTGA